The following are from one region of the Bos mutus isolate GX-2022 chromosome 18, NWIPB_WYAK_1.1, whole genome shotgun sequence genome:
- the EGLN2 gene encoding prolyl hydroxylase EGLN2, producing the protein MDSPCQPQPLSQALPQLPGSVSEPLEPSRARMGVESYLPCPLLSYHRPGAPTEASAGSGTPRATATSTTGSPLREGFGAQDGGELRPLQSEGAAALVTKGCQRLAAQGARPEAPKRKWAEDGGDAPAPSKRPWARQENQEAEGEGCSSGSGEASAGLREEVLPAAPERLALDYIVPCMRYYGICVKDSFLGAALGGQVLAEVEALKRGGRLRDGQLVSQRAIPPRSIRGDQIAWVEGHEPGCQSIGALMAHVDAVIRHCAGRLGSYVINGRTKAMVACYPGNGLGYVRHVDNPHGDGRCITCIYYLNQNWDVKVHGGLLQIFPEGRPVVANIEPLFDRLLIFWSDRRNPHEVKPAYATRYAITVWYFDAKERAAAKDKYQLASGQKGVQVPVSQPTTPT; encoded by the exons ATGGACAGCCCGTGCCAGCCCCAGCCCTTGAGTCAGGCTCTCCCTCAGTTGCCGGGTTCGGTGTCAGAGCCCTTGGAGCCTAGCCGGGCCAGGATGGGGGTGGAGAGTTACCTGCCCTGTCCCCTGCTGTCCTACCACCGTCCAGGAGCGCCCACTGAGGCCTCGGCGGGGAGTGGGACCCCCAGAGCCACAGCTACTTCCACTACAGGCAGCCCCCTGCGGGAGGGCTTCGGTGCCCAGGATGGCGGCGAGCTGCGGCCGCTGCAGAGTGAGGGTGCTGCGGCACTGGTCACCAAGGGGTGCCAGCGGCTGGCAGCCCAGGGCGCTCGGCCCGAGGCCCCCAAACGGAAGTGGGCAGAGGATGGTGGGGATGCCCCCGCACCCAGCAAGCGGCCCTGGGCCAGGCAGGAGAACCAGGAGGCGGAGGGGGAGGGCTGCAGCAGTGGCAGTGGCGAGGCCAGCGCCGGGCTGAGGGAGGAGGTGCTGCCCGCGGCGCCCGAGCGCCTGGCCCTGGACTACATTGTGCCCTGCATGCGGTACTATGGCATCTGCGTCAAGGACAGCTTTCTGGGGGCGGCCCTGGGTGGCCAAGTGCTGGCGGAGGTAGAGGCCCTGAAGCGGGGCGGGCGCCTGCGAGATGGGCAGCTTGTGAGCCAGCGGGCTATCCCGCCACGCAGCATCCGTGGGGACCAGATTGCCTGGGTGGAAGGCCATGAGCCAGGCTGTCAAAGCATCGGTGCCCTCATGGCCCATGTGGATGCTGTCATCCGCCATTGTGCTGGGAGGCTGGGCAGCTACGTCATCAATGGGCGCACCAAG GCCATGGTGGCATGTTACCCAGGAAATGGGCTGGGATACGTCAGACACGTTGACAATCCCCATGGCGACGGGCGCTGCATCACTTGTATCTATTACCTGAATCAGAACTGGGATGTCAAG GTGCATGGCGGCCTGCTGCAGATATTCCCTGAGGGCCGGCCCGTGGTAGCCAACATTGAGCCCCTCTTCGACCGGCTGCTCATTTTCTGGTCTGATCGGCGGAACCCCCATGAGGTGAAACCAGCCTATGCCACCAG GTACGCCATCACTGTCTGGTATTTTGATGCCAAGGAGCGAGCAGCAGCCAAAGACAAGTATCAGCTAG CATCAGGACAGAAAGGTGTCCAAGTGCCCGTGTCACAGCCGACTACGCCCACCTAG